AGTAGAAGTGAATGATTCAtgttaattatttagcctgacatgtttactgctgtaaaatatttaaaatgtttcttaaaataaaatatattgtgttcaatagggtagggatgcacgatatatcggcggccatatcgttatcggccgataaatgctatttttaagattatcgttatcgatccgatgtctaaattaggccgatatctttaagccgataaattacgtaattgtacagacctgcgtGCCGCGCACGCGTGGGCGGAACTTGTTCAGACCTGCCCAGTGCATCTGGATCTCTCCCACACTGTTTATTCCTTAAAAGTCTGTCATTTATTCATGGTATTGCTGTACGTTAATaagtcagtaagtaaccatgttccttatcattgtagatgtgtttgatttagtgtcattgtgtattttgctttaaatcgcctcaggaaaaatattacatgtgtaaacctttcctgctccGTCTCTTTGTTGTGTAGAGATAGCAGGGGATCTTAACTTATTACTACAGGGCCGAATAATATTAATTTCGTGGTGAATTGCCTTCTCTTTTAGTTGAATGAacgaggacacatgtaacttggtccaaaatatttattactttccgtgtggtacaacaaatcagtcgtttcattttcatcttatttaaatatatttaacttgcttgttgattaaatcctaTTTTGTTATATAACCTtattaattttatgcaacagtcaagttgcatgttaatttgctatgaagaagaggaagtaatgtattttttgcatgctgatttatgtgaaatcgtgaatataggtctataatcaccttgcaattttgaagttaaagcttttttgctttgagtatagactattcagttcataagaggagttaaatcttttatgaagtttgctgtataaaaatatatcattttgaaatatttataaatatcggcctccaagtctgaagaattatcggttatcggtatcggacaaaaaatccatatcggtgcatccctacaaTAGGGGAAAAAGTAGTTGTTTTACCCAGAAATTTAAAACCAAAGAACATATCAGTGTTTCCTCTTGGATGTtgtccagctgtggcggcaggccttttttttttacacagatctaccaagtacctgtggcattatttcaatgacaaatgttgtgtgcgcagtattacaagtcgaagATCGCATTTATAATAGcatacgagcatgcaaatctctttgcttgggTGCTGATTTCTCTGCTCGTGCATGCCctttcaaataaacgctgctgaagtgcgatttagtgcgctTATGTAACAAGTGTGTCTTCAGCATTTATTAGATCTGCtgggaatatttatgaatatctccaatagacctacataGCAGCATTAATGCGCCCTGAAGTAAAGAAACGGCTAAacgtcatgtttgctggcctcgcGTGTCACGCACCTGACAGTCAGCCAGCCAGCACGTAAccctaaagggttaaacaaatgacgcacagcactactacagttacagaaaagtgttataattcacttaccttttgaTACGTTTTGATGCGaaccgctattaaaaaaaacagaagggaatgttttgaatgaaaagctgtaatgtagtcATGGCGGGATCAGATTTGGCGTGgcaccccgccatggaagaatgaatgtagcagaaagCATGCATATAtaagagcagtgatcacaataccatCAAACAGTGATATtgttatccaagattatcatatcATCAGAATCTTAGGCAGTACTCATACAGCAGTAAGGCTTAACCACATCTCTTTGCCTCAGCGGCTGGAGAGTGTGAACCTGGACGTGTCTGATGATGAGGAGCTGCGGGATCAGATGGACATGCACTCTATCATTGTGTCCTGCATCAACGAGGAGCCGCTGCTCACTGCTGAACAGGTATGAAGACCCTCATGTGACAtacctaaaacacggattgccAGAAAAAGTCGTCAgtggcagggaaagagttaaagtGGAAGGTTTACCTGCGTTCTCCATGTTAAACACTAAATCAGACCCCGTAGTTTTTCATGATTATCtttgtgattattttattttttgcaataaaaatgattttgtggtggtaattcccagacAATTGGCAAAcaattttgcaattaaaaaataagaaaatataaaaaaaaattgtttatatatatatatatatatatatatatatatatatatatatatatatatatatatatatatatatatatatatatatatatttggcggAATGTTCACATGCGCAACATGTTCACAAGTAAACATTCGGCCTCTCTTGCACGCGCGAACATTCGGTCTCACTCTCGCACGTGCAAAAATTCAGCCTCTCTCCCGCACGCAAGCGCCAAAATTCCGCCTCTCTCTCGCACGCGCCAACATTCCGCCTCTCTCACACGCGCCAACATTCCGcctctgtatatatgtatatatatatatatgtatatatatatgtgtatatatatatatatatatatatatatatatatatgtatatatatatatatgtgtatatatatatatatgtgtgtgtatatatatatatgtgtgtatatatatatatatgtatgtatatatatatatatatgtgtatatatatatatatatatatatatatatatatatatatatatatatatatatatatatatatatatatatatgtgtgtgtgtgtgtatatatatatatatatatatatgtgtatgtatatatatatatatatatatatatatatatatatatatatatatatatgtatatatatatatatatgtgtgtatatatatatatgtatatatatatatatatatatatatatatatatatatatatatatatatatatatatatatatatatatatatatatatatatgtgtgtatatatatatatgtatatatatatgtatatatatatatatgtgtatatatatatatatatatatatatatatatatatatatgtatatgtatatatatatacatatagtggAGCCATAAATGTGTATTGAAGCCTTGTTTGTACTGTAGGTTATCGAGGAGATCGAGGAGCTCATGCAGGAGTCACCAGAGGTGGAATCAGAGCAAAACGTTTCACACTCAGGCGTCTCCTTCATCTCTCAGAAAAGATCTCACAGCAGCCAGATCTACGAGGACCGTGAGTACGTCCTCCTTAATCACATTCAGTGCTGGTGAAGAGCGTTTGACTGTGAGCTCTTTCTGCAGGAGTGAGGCTGATGTCCGTGCTGGAGCTGAACGATGAGCTGGAGGACGTGGAGACGGCCATTCGAGGATATTCAGAGGAGCTCATCCACCATCTGGCCACCAGGGACGAGCTGGAGTTTGAAAAGGAGGTGAAAAACAGCTTCATCTCGGTGCTCATCGACGTACAGAACCGGCAGAAGCTGCAGCGAGAGATGCTGAAGAAGAAGAGGAAAGTGAGGAGCACGTCAGGATCAGAGAGACTGCCGTCTTCTGTGAGTAGCAAAACACaattattttcacatttctgggtttctcagaaGTCGCCATATTTGGTAatcttagagcgcagtgaatgggagagtacaacaaataattttttacaattgcAAGAGAGAGGTGGAATGTTCGCGCGTGCGAGATAGAGGCGGAATGTTGGCGCGTGCGAGAGAGAGGTGGAATGTTCGCGCGTGCGAGAGAGAGGCGAAATGTTCGCGCATGCAAGAGAGAGGTGGAATGTTGGCGCGTGTGAGAGAGGCGGAATGTTCGCGCGTGCGAGAGAGGTGGAATGTTCGCGCGTGCGAGAGAGGTGGAATGTTCGCGCGTGCGAGAGAGGTGGAATGTTCGCGCGTGCGAGAGAGGTGGAATGTTCGCGCGTGCGAGAGAGAGAGGCGGAATGTTGGCGCGTGTGAGAGAGGCGGAATGTTCGCGCATGCAAGAGAGAGGTGGAATGTTCGCGCGTGCGAGAGAGAGAGGCGGAATGTTGGCGCGTGCGAGAGAGAGGCGGAATGTTGGCGCGTGCGAGAGAGAGGCGGAATGTTCGCGCGTGCGAGAGAGAGGCGGAATGTTCGCGCGTgcgagagagagaggtggaatgTTCGCGCGTGCGAGAGAGAGGCGGAATGTTCGCGCGTGCGAGAGAGAGGCGGAATTTGGCGCTTGCGTGCGAGAGAGAGGCTGAATTTTTGCACGTGCGAGAGTGAGACCGAATGTTCGCGCGTGCAAGAGAGGCCGAATGTTTACTTGTGAACATGTTGCGCATGTGAACATTCCGCCAAAAATTTGCCAAATTTTTGCGCATTCGAGAAAGAGGCTGATTGTTCGTgctagagagagagagcgcgtgcGAGAGAAAGAGAGGCCGAATGTTCGCATGTGTCGAATTTGAATTGAGAGAAAGAGATTGAACATACAGTGCCAACTTTTGGtcaaagattttggacatcttcttggacccttttaatgcttccaaacagtttgctgcatttataaagcgcccatgtcttgaggtaattcattatgatgtgatttacctttctgtgattggacaagaatcacaggactgatttctccccatagacaagacaaaataaagtagtgactgcaggttgaaggaaagtagtggagtaaaagtactgatacaggaCTAAacgtactcaagggaaagtaatagtacatgtttttaaaactacatacaattcctgagaagaacttactcaattacagtagttaaagtatttgtaattagttacttcacaccactgctactcactactcttgagtacttgtAAAAGATGGAGCGAGTTGGAGGTTTTGACAAGCTCTTTCTTCTTGCTCTGTAACTCTGTCTCTTACTTTAGTCGATGTGATTTTTATATTTCAATCACTCTATTCTTTCTGTCCTGGTCTCTTTCTCCTCTGTTTTTCTCTTCTGTGCTTGTAGCGCTTCAGCATGGAGGGAATCTCGACCGCTATTCAGAATGGTTTTCGGCACACTTTTGGGAATGGGGGCGGTGAGAAACAGGTGTCTCTAATTCTTGCTTTCTCTTTCCTCCTTTTCTGCGAGTGTCGAATCTGTTGAAAGTGCTACTAGTATCTAGAAATATATACTTGTGACAGAATAGTTGATGTCTCATCGACAGGTAACAACTCAATTGTTACTAATCACAGCTAGATTAAGAAGTAgtacctaataaataaatattagtgtCTAGTGCTGATTAACAATTAAATTTGACTATTTTAATACAAATTGGAAgtatttacattaaatatgtgtaaaaataaaaaataaaaaaataataaaaaaaatttaaaaaaataaagcgttatttttgtatatatatatatatatatatatatacatatatatatatatatatacatatatacatatatatatatatatatatatatatatatatatatatatatatatatatatatatatatatatatatatacatacatacacacacacacacacacacacacacacacacacacacacacacactgtatacacTCACTgaccaatttattaggtacaccttactagtaccgtgttggcacccggtgtggtattctgctgctgtagcccatccgcctcaaggttggacgtgttgtgtgttcagagatgctcttctgcagacctcggttgtaacaagtgcttatttgagttattgttgcctttctatcagctggaaccagtctggccattctcccctgaactctggcattaacaagggatttgcgcccacagaactgctgctcacagTTCtcacagcagtttctgaaatactcagaccagcccgtctggcaccaacaaccatgctacgtttAAAGTAACCTAAATCTCCTTTCCtccctcattctgatgctcagcttGAACTGcagcttgaccatgtctacatgcctaaatgcattgagttgctgccatgtaattggctgagtagaaatttgcattaacgagcacagttgaacaggtgtacctaataaagtggccggtgagtgtatgtatatatatatatatatatatatatatatatatatatgtacacgtcacacatgcatatatgtatatttaaatagaaTTCTAGAATATACTATATTTATAGTAGTTGTACTTGTAAAATAGTAATAGTACAAGCAAAAGTCTGTAAATGGAAGCTTTTCTTTTTTATGCAGTCAgacataattaattatttaatagcaCTACTAGTGCTCTTTAAATATCGCACTAGTAATAAATTACTACTGTCTAAAAAATGTTTTTCGAAAGGGTATTAGTACCTATGAAATGCAATAGTGGCTAATGGAGTAGTCGTAGTACTTAATAGATaccattatataaaaaataagcaaCTATATCATGAAagttttacttatatatatatatatatatatatatatatatatatatatatatatatatatatatatatatatacagtatatatatatttttttgttttgttttaaatgttaaaatggcttgcTATAGTGAATCAGAGAAAACATGCTGTGTGTTAAGACAGATCATGCCTGTGGAATGATCAGCAATTACTCAGTGATGTTTAACTCGCTCATCTCTGCTCTTCTTTTATTCAGTATGTAACAACAGTCATTCCTTACGAGAGGAGAGACGGTCCACCGTCAGTCCAAGACCTTCAGATCTTTACCAAAAGTAAGAccaaatgctttttgatttaaataATCTGCTATATATTTCTGTATGTTAGCGTATACCATTGTTAACATTTGCTCTTCTGCAGTTTTGGAAGCTATGAGAGATCACAGTATTTTATAAAAGACCAGATCAATTTGAAGAGACAGCAGCTGTGTTTCCATTCACCTGTTAGGATGAGCATTTTGAAATAGCGCATAAAAACAATCTCTAAGGTGCAgcatgcaagtttgacacccagtggttgaactaggtattgcattcctggattaaaacacattcaaaagcaggttgccagattgacgacaccaaaaAATTCTGATTTCAGTCATGTTCTAAGCAACAGCACgcgatagaagaaatattttccatattaaaaggcgTTTTTGTCACAAACAACACCTCAAATGTATATTCTGTGGTTCTGAATGGCTGAATTTAAATGTCTGTCATCAGTGCctaatttgtaaattgcgaggtcccggaacagacgTGAGGTAACGGATCCAGCGTGATACCTGAGGATGGAGAGGTGTCGCACACAAAAGTGGAGAGTGGGAGGGAGGGGTGGGGGTGTTGCAGAAaaaggatgaaagtgaagagaggggggttgtcgcggacgaaagtcaagagggttggggagtcgcagaaGAAACTGAAAGTGAACAGCGCACGCGGTTGAGGAGGGCGATTGGTAAAATTAGGTGCCGGATGAGTTTTCAGAGGTGCCAGATCCGGATCCggtgtgttccggcacaaattagaCCCTGTCTGTCGTTTTTCGTCCggtgcaaacagcccaattgcttATCACTGAAAATTAcatcacgtagcgtgttgttaggatacagggttacaatgtgacctgctcacctaatgtttacatttgtaatgtttatgGTATTTGccaattaataaccacctcatgtggaactctgaatctgtgtctcattttggaAGCCACTGCTGTACACTGGAGGTTGCATTTTTCGTCAcggacacatgctttgagagccttcctgactgaatgaatcacaccaaggcaacccaggctGCTGAAATAAAATTGGCCGAACTGGCATTGGGAGGTTTAAGACAGCCATTGtggcacgtaacgcacattttcaaagcagaatatctgaacttgaatgttcacttagcatgtttctgaaattttACTGAACGCCAGCCTCCGTGTTCAGTTGGGGCCTGTATTTATGTTTAATGTACATGAGTGTCGTAAAaaggtcagaaagtttaacctggtgccttaaaatcaatctgctgtgtGTTTAATATTACATAATCACCTCAGGGATCTCA
This sequence is a window from Danio rerio strain Tuebingen ecotype United States chromosome 16, GRCz12tu, whole genome shotgun sequence. Protein-coding genes within it:
- the fez2a gene encoding fasciculation and elongation protein zeta-2 isoform X1; translated protein: MAEPSSRREDEEWQDFNEFKGGTGRNLDVSAEETRLSLLLLLDELSDAESALQTGAFTSTHFDENLQLCFQDVHSKTDAGNELTSLNEETTLKCDEIWSALTDNYGHVMPVDWSQSRVRSLHLSTLSLDDRARLESVNLDVSDDEELRDQMDMHSIIVSCINEEPLLTAEQVIEEIEELMQESPEVESEQNVSHSGVSFISQKRSHSSQIYEDRVRLMSVLELNDELEDVETAIRGYSEELIHHLATRDELEFEKEVKNSFISVLIDVQNRQKLQREMLKKKRKVRSTSGSERLPSSRFSMEGISTAIQNGFRHTFGNGGGEKQYVTTVIPYERRDGPPSVQDLQIFTKILEAMRDDSDKVPSLLTDYILKVLCPT
- the fez2a gene encoding fasciculation and elongation protein zeta-2 isoform X2, with translation MAEPSSRREDEEWQDFNEFKGGTGRNLDVSAEETRLSLLLLLDELSDAESALQTGAFTSTHFDENLQLCFQDVHSKTDAGNELTSLNEETTLKCDEIWSALTDNYGHVMPVDWSQSRVRSLHLSTLSLDDRARLESVNLDVSDDEELRDQMDMHSIIVSCINEEPLLTAEQVIEEIEELMQESPEVESEQNVSHSGVSFISQKRSHSSQIYEDRVRLMSVLELNDELEDVETAIRGYSEELIHHLATRDELEFEKEVKNSFISVLIDVQNRQKLQREMLKKKRKVRSTSGSERLPSSYVTTVIPYERRDGPPSVQDLQIFTKILEAMRDDSDKVPSLLTDYILKVLCPT